CTGCAGGAAGACTTCAGGAGCAATGTAGTCCGGCGTTCCCACAGTGGAATAAGCCTGAAAGTCACACGTGAAAAGTTTTggtagaataaaaaaaataacaaaaacaataacagaagtTGGTTAATGTCCAACTTGTCAGTATTATACTGCTTTAAAAAGTCTTGCAATTCAAGCCCTTCCAAGCCACCATGCCTGTACTTGGTCAAGACAATGTTTCTCTGGAATACCAGCACCAGTAAAATGATAAAGTCTTACCAGCTGCCTGCGGTTCTTCTTCCATGTTTCTGCTTTCCTCTTGGAGTTCATATTTTGAAAGGCTACAGGGAAGGATACACAGGAAAAGTCGCAATTGttacagtatatatttttaaaagagacCAAAGCAGAATCTCTCTGAAATGGTATTATATAGCACATGAATAAACCTCTGCATTTGGATCTGGTTACATTAGTAATTGACGTTTATTGTGGATGCTAGATTTTTGAACTCACAGAAATCACTGGGTGGGTTGTGGGTCAGGTTCCTGTAAAACTCTGTGCGATGAGCTTTTTTCAGTCCCGTACACAGGCCGAAATCTGACAGCTTCACGTGTCCCTGTGAGCAGAGAGACATCTGATCAATCATCTGCACAGAGTCATCATGCAAACAGACGAGATTTCTGGTGGGTGTGGTCTCACCCtggagtccagcagcaggttgtcaGGTTTGATGTCTCGGTGGATGAAGCCCAGCTGGTGGATGGAGTCGATGGCTAAAACCGTCTCTGCGATATAGAACTGCGTGGCTTCTTCTGACAGAGTGTCCTTCTTCATCAGCAGGGTCATCATGTCGCCTGGCAACAAGCTCACAAGTTAGAGCTTTTGAAAAATGATCATTTTCTACCAATATGTGACTTGTTCATGGTGGACACTGATTTATGCCAAAGTTCAGAAACACTCAACCTATTGTCAGTTTCCTGTTGGTTTGAtgtgaataaaataatcaactttcagacatgcactgaactccggagaaagagctgtatgtgagaatgcaaatatctTTAGTTTAGAGCGGGTCTGAAAGCAGTTATATAAAGTGCAAACCTCCAGGCAGGAACTCCATGATGAGGTAGAGGTTCCTCTTGTCCTGGAAGCTGTAGAACATCTTGACCACCCAGGCGCCGTCTGCCTCCACGAGAATGTCCCTCTCTGCTCGGATATGAGCAACCTGCAGGGAGAGGGTGGAACCTTTAACAAGCTGCCTAACGTCCCCTGAGAACTGTGGTGTTGACTAAATGCTTTACCTGTTCCTTCTCCAGCATGTCTGCTTTTCTCAGAATCTTCATGGCGTAGATGTGGCCCGTGTCCTTTTTCTGCACCAAACGCACCTGGAGGAGACGACATCACATTTTAAGACACAAGCAATATGAATGAACACAACTTCATTTATATGGCACGTTTCAACTCAACAACTgtgacaaagtgcttcacaaaggacaaataaaaaaaaaaaaggaaacaaacccAAATTATATAGAATTTAAAGAAGACAACAACAGTTAAAAgtgaaaggttaaaaaaaaaaaaaggataaaagaaacacacaagtaaTAGATGAGAACATTTACATAAAAGGCATTCAGTAAGACTGAGTTTTGAGAGATcgtttaaaaacacacataatatTTCAGGTCTGAGTTCCTCGGTTTAACTGTCAAACTCAAAAGCCTGGTTCCAGAAGCAAAAATCCAatttattttctgaatagagattttgatcGATTGAGTTTGCACCATCACCCTTGATTCATTCAAGTGTGTCAGTGCTTTGCCTGAAGACAGTAGCAGCAGATTTACGGTAtcaaaagtaaaacacacaggaaatgaaatgaacactGTGGGAACACTGTGGTGAAAGTGACCAGACGGGTGTCAATGTCGAGGTAAGAACCACTGAAACTACACACTCTCCTGATGACCCTTACTTGACTTGAGGAAGTCAAAGGTTCACCATCAACTTATCCAcccttatttttatttctcttttttatacATACCTCTCCAAAAGCACCTCGTCCGATGACTTTAAGAGACTCAAAGTCGTCCAAGCCCAGTCGCGTCCTCTTCAGTCGCAAAAACTCGGTCTCCTTACGAGCGTGCTGAGAGCGCCGCATTACTTTCTGCAAGACACAAAGAGACTCTCAGTGAAtcgaacaaaaaaaagacaacatttaagaggaaaaaaactaattgaGAATCGTGAGTGAGACTAAAATAAACATACTGTACCTCCTCGTCTGGTAAACCTTCATCTTCCATTGCCTTCTCCAACTTTTTCTGCCTACGGTTAAAAAATACATAGCGTGCAAAGTATAAAAATGAGCAAGCAAGTTAATTTACAATATAAGAGTGAGATATTTCAGAGTTGAAACAAACAAGGAGGGATCAGGTGACCTAAAGCCTATCAGATCTTGAAAATGAATCCCCTCTCAGTTTATGCAGTGAAGAGTGAGTGAGCTGAGACACACTGAGCCATGTTACCTGGACCAGAGCTCAACTCTCAGGTAACGTGAGAACACGAGAGGCAGATTAGAAGGCGCCCTTTCGTTGTGTTCACACCTGCGATAAAACACCTCTGCATTGTTTCCTTTAGCAGTGGCGGAGCGAGTGACATTTGATGCTTTAAACAACATCACAGCTTCATTTACATGCGGGGCAACTGCAGTCACTGGCTGCTCTGTCGTATAAAGGTCTGGAACAGAGTTAAAGGTTAAGTATCCAGGAAGTacaataaatcatttgtttttgtagtaAAATAGACAAATATTGGTCTGTGAACTGCCGTCTTGAAGCCTCAAGTTTGGCAATTTGTCCAAACTTGGTTGTTTAAAATCAGAAGAAACCGTATTTGGAGGAGTGGGGAGGGGTGAGCCTAAATGAGAGCTCCTACAACCTGCACCCATTAGATGatgctagctgtcaatcacatggtatCATCCCCCCAAGGCAACTTCTATTTGATATATATAAACtatgtatgaaaatgtttagCTACGTTATAAATCGAGTGAGAAGTACAATCATTTTCTATAGAAACTAAACATCTTATTGCAACCAGTGGAGACGCCCTCTGCTGTTCATTGGAGAGAatgcaggtttcaggcacttctgtattggcttcactttcaggacCTGGAGTCTACGTCCGTTTCATATACAGTCCGTGGTTTTACCTCATCTCACGCTCCTCATGCTGGGTGAGCAGAGTGCTGTAGAAGTTTTCCAGCGTCAGCTTGGCCACGGTCACCCTCTCTCGGGTGTGGTTGCTCATGGGAAGGGTCGCTGCCGTCCCTCCCGTCATGGCCACACTTTCCTGTGAAAAACACACCAACATATCAGTCCAGTTGGTGCCTCCAATAGTGTGAGGGGAATATTGGACTCAGGATTCAGTCTTCTACAATACTGTTTCGTTACCAAAGTGCAGTTAATTCCTAATAAAACACACCCTCCCTCAATTGAATACACTCACaatgttgtgttgctgcagccACACTTGCTGTGATATGACCAGAAGCTTATAGTGGTTGTTGTTACCTAATGTTCACAAACGTCAGCTCGACATTATTGTGCATCTGTTCACTGACTTCCACTCCTCTTTCCCCGGGCTAGTGTGGTGCTACGTCTTAGCATTCATCATTAAAGCTTTTAAACCAGCATTTTAAACAGCGAAAATGTTGAGAACAATTTAATCACCTGACAACTGGCACTGTGGCTACGTCAGAAAACATTTGCTCCTTCTCCCAACAAAACAACTAACACTGCCTTGTACACAGGAACGTGCTGATAAACATCGCTATGACACTTTCTGGCGTGACCGGTCCTTTATCCTGCAATCATCCCTTTGGGTCACAATGATGAGCGTTCAGCAAACTTGCTttaagagacacacagagagttaTGGGCTTAATTTGGTGGCTGAGAAGTCAATAACCCATGTTTGTACATTTGAGGACTTGCAAATAAAAGAATCAAAAAAAGAATAGTCAAGATTGATGACATGAACAGGGTTATTTTACTTTACAGAATAGTTCCCTCCAGAAACATTATTACCACTTTTTTTTATAGGCTGAGTAGTACtcagaaaataaactgaatggGTTTATTACTTGACAGATATGAAAAACGAAATGTTACCAGAGAAGTAATGTCCCAAACTGATAAGCACAGCATGAAAACAACCAGGGAAGAAGCTCTAAGTCGTCACCACTGATAAAGATGCTGCAGACTCATGAATTCATGAAGCAGTGCAATAAAATCTaagagtcaaataaaaaataatgacagcAGTAAGCAGTGCTACTTCCAGAGAAAGCAGGAGACACTAACACTAGTTCAACTGCTTTGAATTGAGTCGTCATGTTGACACCAAACTGAAGATACGATCACTGGCATGGCCTCATGTTGCAGGTTGTCCTGGTAGACGTTCAGATAAACTTCATGAtgtaaaagtgtgtttaaatttaaattgtcaCTGAGCAGCCAAGCAGGGGAAAGGTGAGTGAAAGGGAGGTATCCACTTCTACATTTCAGTgagtgcagctctgcagcagatcCCCTAACCACAGACTGAGATGTGCCAACGTCAGATCCTTGGTACGAAAATATTCTTGTGCCCCCGGAACATGGACAGGGAACCGTGCTGTGGTTGGCTCATGGTTTCACTCCTGGAACTAATCGCTATTACTCAGAATGCATTCCTGTGAATTCTTCACAGATTTGGATCATATCAaactagaaagaaaaaaaaatctatggaGGACAGAAAAAGATCCAAGAAAAATTACTTGAAACCCGAGAGAACATCCGATGTTGATTATGCTGGTGAGAAAAAACCAGACGCCATCATTCATTTGCAAGAACAATGCATCACGTCAGAGCACTTCAGTTCTAAGCAGACAAATAGAGATCTATTATTTCTGCACTCACTCCTATGAAACGATTGTTCTCTCCCtggcaaaaacacaaacacggacATCTTCTAGCACTTGTGTGGGTAGAAAGGAAACCACAGTGAGCAGAAGTATCATACTCACAGGCTTGTGAGGTGTACGGCCCAAGCAGTAGTGGGATAAATGAGCATGAATGATAatgtgaaagagagaaggtaAAACTATGCACTACTAAATAAACTTTGATTTTCTTCTACTTACATTAATGGCATATTAACATGATCAGATTATGAGCATCTTATGTAATAGAGGGAAAGAGGTACAGGGTGGATGTGTATATTGTCCAAACATTTGAGCATTAGAAATGGTACGAATTGGCTTGATTAGCTCAAACAGGGATAAAAATGCCCTGCAGCCCACAGAGAGGGCTCATGTTTCGTCTAGTCACTGGCTCCTTTCCCGTCCCGGCCTCAGCAATCGCACAACAACCAGACACTTCCTGACTTCTGAGGAAAAACCCTCTGAATCACTTCTGGAGGCTGCTCGGTGTGGGAGGATTAAACTGAGATGGTAaaaggtctgtatttatacagcacgTTTCCAGTCTTTTCGACCACTccaagtgctttacagtacaagtcacattcatccattcacacggACATAAAG
Above is a genomic segment from Hippoglossus hippoglossus isolate fHipHip1 chromosome 23, fHipHip1.pri, whole genome shotgun sequence containing:
- the LOC117757095 gene encoding serine/threonine-protein kinase 38-like; the encoded protein is MTGGTAATLPMSNHTRERVTVAKLTLENFYSTLLTQHEEREMRQKKLEKAMEDEGLPDEEKVMRRSQHARKETEFLRLKRTRLGLDDFESLKVIGRGAFGEVRLVQKKDTGHIYAMKILRKADMLEKEQVAHIRAERDILVEADGAWVVKMFYSFQDKRNLYLIMEFLPGGDMMTLLMKKDTLSEEATQFYIAETVLAIDSIHQLGFIHRDIKPDNLLLDSRGHVKLSDFGLCTGLKKAHRTEFYRNLTHNPPSDFSFQNMNSKRKAETWKKNRRQLAYSTVGTPDYIAPEVFLQTGYNKLCDWWSLGVIMYEMLIGYPPFCSETPQETYRKVMNWKETLVFPPEVPISERAKDLILRYCTDNENRVGAVSVEEIKSHQFFESVDWEHIRERPAAISIEIKSIDDTSNFDEFPESDILQPANSTEPDFKSKDWVFLNYTYKRFEGLTQRGTIPTYMKAGKA